The Planococcus donghaensis genome contains a region encoding:
- the rnz gene encoding ribonuclease Z: protein MQLLFLGTGAGMPSKQRNTSALVLKLLEERGTVWLFDCGEATQHQILRTTVKPRKIEKIFITHMHGDHIFGLPGLLGSRSFQAGEEPLDIYGPVGIKEYIQMTLTLSRTHLTYPIVYHELSEGMTFEDELMTVETRLLDHVIPSYGFRITQKPLPPKLLINKALSLGVPKGPLLAKLKTGQDIELANGQWVRSGDVTEPEQPGFIVTILGDTRFCKTAVELGRGADVLVHEATFDATAKKMAAEYGHATVYDAAETARLAGANTLIMNHISARFLPEDEKFLLKQMKEQHPRGFIAHDFAEFEWLQQEKKIRKK from the coding sequence ATGCAGTTATTATTTCTAGGTACTGGAGCGGGAATGCCTTCTAAACAACGGAACACTTCCGCACTGGTACTGAAATTGCTTGAAGAACGGGGAACCGTTTGGTTGTTTGACTGTGGCGAAGCAACACAGCATCAAATTCTTCGGACTACAGTAAAACCGCGCAAGATTGAAAAAATCTTTATTACACATATGCATGGTGATCATATTTTTGGCTTACCCGGTTTGCTTGGGTCTCGTTCATTTCAAGCAGGTGAAGAGCCGCTTGATATTTATGGACCTGTAGGCATTAAAGAATATATCCAAATGACGTTAACACTCAGTCGAACTCATTTAACGTATCCGATTGTTTACCACGAACTATCTGAAGGAATGACATTTGAAGACGAATTGATGACAGTGGAAACGCGTTTATTAGATCATGTAATCCCCTCTTACGGATTTCGCATTACACAAAAACCATTACCTCCAAAATTACTAATCAACAAAGCCTTGTCTCTTGGAGTTCCTAAAGGTCCGTTATTGGCAAAGCTAAAAACTGGACAAGACATCGAGCTTGCCAATGGTCAGTGGGTGCGGAGTGGTGACGTAACAGAACCTGAACAACCGGGATTTATCGTGACGATTTTAGGCGACACGCGTTTTTGTAAAACCGCAGTAGAATTAGGTCGCGGTGCAGATGTGTTAGTACACGAAGCTACGTTCGACGCAACTGCTAAAAAAATGGCGGCAGAATATGGTCATGCAACTGTCTATGACGCTGCTGAAACTGCTCGATTAGCAGGAGCGAATACGTTAATCATGAATCACATTAGTGCTCGCTTTTTACCTGAAGATGAGAAGTTTTTATTAAAGCAAATGAAAGAACAGCATCCACGAGGATTTATTGCGCATGATTTTGCAGAATTTGAATGGCTACAACAAGAGAAAAAAATAAGGAAAAAATGA